A segment of the Schistocerca gregaria isolate iqSchGreg1 unplaced genomic scaffold, iqSchGreg1.2 ptg000665l, whole genome shotgun sequence genome:
AAACTAAATAAATCCATATATATTATTTAGTATTTAGAGTAGATAAGGATGGTGAGTTGCAGCAGTGGGGGTTAATCTAAGTTATTCTAAAAATCTTGCTATGAGAACACACAATaatttgagatatatatatatatatatatatgaatattaaatataaaaatatataacacTAGTAAAACAACAAATAATACAGTTCACTCAGAGGGGCAGGTACTTTATATGTAGCAGTGGTAAAGTATGTTCTAGACAGTAAAAAATACCTTGAATACATGTATGTGTTAATAATAATACATTATATTATACAAGTGATTTAAATGGATTTGAGCCTAAAAAATATAGACTATTATATATACCAAGTATAGTAATGTTGTATGTGTACAAAGTTAATAGTAGGTGATGCACATATTGATATGAATATTATAGAGATTTATCTGATTCAAATATAAAAAGAGACATAACAAATATAATACTACCAATCAGTCTTAAACATCTGTGCAACATAAtaccaaataaataataacaaacaaaaactACAATATAGTTATGTGTGATGTTACTATAATAGGGAAAATATACGATATGGTTATAtagaatttatgtatattgtatatataaaatataataaataataacgaCAAATATATGTCATCAAATAGTAAAATACTATTGCAATAAAAACCGTAAAGAAAAACTGTAGTATAATAAACATATAGATAGATATACGTATAGAACAAAAAACTAATATCGATATGTAACTTATAACAAGATGATAAGCGAATTAAGAGAATTTGTGATCGAATCATTGATTCAAAATTTGAAAATCTAATAAAAGGGTTTTCATAATGATAGAATGTAAAATCAAGAAAGAAGGATTTATTAGATCTGAAAGACTGTGAAGAGGGAGTCATGAAAAAACATGATAGTTTGAAGTTAGTTAGAGTGGTTGGGTAAAACAATTATTAATCTTAGAAGACATATAAACATGGCATGTAAAATTATATCAAACTCaatctattttatttctcattATTGTATCTACTCAATCGTTATTATTATATTATGCAAATTCAAATTTAATCATATTATCAAATAGAAAATATGATAATCTATTATTTCCATTTTATTAATATATTAAACTCCATAATATACTCTTTATTCTGTTCCAGCtcaacatttttttgtttctataaTAACCTATTCTAAATGTAAAATTATTTGCGCTTATAAATGTGTATTTCCAAATGTTTATCTAATCtacataaaatgtttattttcatttttttcattatttttcgatGTGTTTTTAATTCATGTACTTAAACTTCATTCCTTACCATTATCATCCATCCATTTTCATCCATTATATGTAATCTATCTTATCTATTATTTTTTATCATTCATTTCACTCTAAATCATATTTAGTGGGCGACAATAAGGAAGAAATAGAGGATTACAAGTAACAATATATTACTAGGGTCGTGTGAAGATACGTAAAAAAAGATATTTATGATATCAAATCTAAACCATAAATGAACCTAGGTCTTGTTAAAGACGTATAAATACACTAAAATACCCTTGGTATACAATACATGGGCTAACTTATTATGAGTACAAACATGATATAATTAAACCGTGGTAATTAAACCGTAGTAATACcaaatatataaatatgtaaatgCTCCTGATTGTAATATTTGTTATAATACGTGTTTGGGTAAGATATATATGCTTGAATAATACGTATATTTCGAATATTGTTTGTGGATATATGCTGATATATTTAGCAGCGTTATTTATATATAACAAGTATATATATATGTTAAAATCAACTATATAAAAATAAAACCCAACAAttgttcaatatttattttatattaatcaTCATACATGCTACTTTTTCTTCCATAACTGTCAATTAGCATAATCGCTAATATTCAGTACTTCAACCTTGGTATACATCTAAATATTATTGCTGTcatatttgttattgttattacaagTAGTAATGGTATTATGTATGTATCTATACACTTGTGCTATTGATTGCGTGTTTCATACATACATCTTCTCTCATAAACCCGTCATCTTCTAATATATAATATGCTGCCTGTATATTCTCGTTTTTGCTACAATTTACCATTACGTTGTATGTATgtagattttaattttttgtattaactCAATAGGAATGTATTCAGAGTACTATATCAGTGACTTGTGCTTATCTTCAACTTTGCTTTAAACCCTACCATATGTATCAATTATTCCGCTTTTGAATAGTTATGGAACACTGATAATACTATTGcaatactgagttatataatttaactAGATAATCTGATAATACAAGCAGATGACATCAGTTTAAATTAGACGACATCTTCTCTGAAATTTGCTTCGGCTGTTAATCATGCATCgatattaattaatttctttgtattGACAATAGAGACATTTAGATCTAATAATTTTTGTTCTATTTTGCATAGTTCTCGATTTACATGATgtatttatttctcttatttttccatttttagaCATACTTTATAAAAATCGTTCTCCAATCATGCACGCTATTTTTTTGAAATTGGTTTGTTACTGGTATTTTGGCACCATGTCTTTATCTATTAGCTtttcttttattatatttatattatttctaGAATAGCCATTGCAACACCTTACTTCTTCTTTATGATAGTAATGCACTATTCACTAACACCCTTCATATAATCAGAATTTTCACGGTACGATAACCATGGTCAATACGAAAAAAATCGATAGTGGTATCGACTtagacattaataaaattaatgttcGTCTGAGAAAAGGTTGAAATTTTTGACTGAAAAAAAGATTAATCAACTAATCGTGTTAAAACTGATTAGTTTATATTAGTAAAGAGATATGCCAAATCATGAAGGATTGAAATATATTGTAGACATGTTGATACAGACATTAGAAGGTGAAAATCGACGCGACTGAAAAGTAGAAATAATACTGAAATAGTTAGATTAGTGAATCGCAAATGTGTGTTCCAGCGAAAATGAAAAGTGATGCGAGGTCTGTGGTGTTAAGTTTGATGTATTTTGACTAATAATTTGATTACAAAGGTTTGGACTATTATGATAGCATAATGATCCAACTTATTATGTATGGAGTAGATGCGATATATATTAGATACTATGGATACAGTACAGATTGTGTTTGAAATGATATAATAGCATTTTTATACATGGGTAATCTGTAGCTTGGCGGGTAAGACAATTAGCACGTCCGATTATGAGATATCTTTATCGATAAACATAGGTTAATGAACAAAATACTAATGATCGTATTATAAACAACATGTTAAACATTTATGCTGTATCAATATAAGATTATTAATAACATGATTTTGTAAGTAACCGGACACAAATAATACGTTTGGTGATTTATATGATTTTTAATGTGAATCCCAGATGGCTATAACTTTAATATTTAGGTAAAAATTGCAATAATATATGTGCAATCTTATTTTAATAGTATAGTTTACTATTCGTGATGATGATGAACACTAgattttttgttacagagagttTGATTAATAGCCAAGAGACGATTTAGAAGCACATTATGTATTATATCTATCTAGATTCTAATCAGAAATTTACTGATATAATAAatccaaatttgtatttttattttgtcgaTTACAGAATatgacatttatttttatacaaacgTCGATATTGTGTTATCTGATTTAAAATTGAACCATCGCATTTATAGatataaaatattagaaattatattgatttatttatacattcaaataaaaatatgtagtaattattataacacattgatTTATATATAAATCAGATAAAAATATATAATGTAGGTATTTATTTGTTAGACAATATGTAAATGGTTTGGCCTAACGTATAAATTACTATACTACACTTAGAATATAGATGAGTTTAACAGAGGATAATGTGAATTAATTGTGGTAAGCTAACATCTATTTTAACAAATAATAACTCAAATATTACTATAACTAACATTTGAATTATATTAGTGTTACTATATTAGACCAATTTTGCACTTTGATAGTGAAGCAATTCttatattaatattaaaattgGTATAATAGGtaactaattaattaaatattaataaaaattggtAATTTGAAAGATTCGTATGTTTATATATATTTGACAATTGTGTACTAGCTATTTCTCATATATGGTGGTATAAATGACTCCTTTTTACCCTCTACAAGTTCATCCTCTGGAAACCTGCATAATCACATGATATAGCTATTGGTTAGCATCAAATAAATAGATGTTTACAGTTTAGATATTCAAAACATAATATATATCTGTTATACAAAACTAAATAAACATACAGTGTTGATAAGAGTTTGCTATAAGAATAACCTAGAACATTATTTAGTATTTCCTTCTTTACAGGGCTGTTACTATATAAAAAAGATGATTAGTATAAACTTTCCGTATTATATATAATAGAATAATATGTGCTGtacgtacacatttttcaaaattggttccaaatatttatttaatttaataagTTCGACATTCCTGTTGTAAATTAGAACCTCACCTGCTATTGAATTATTTAGGAGATTTCTGTTTATAGAAAAATagttaatatatatatttattttgccATAATAATATATAAACAAACATACAGATATGTCAATTGAGTATGTTTACCAAAATTTGGACTATCACCGTCTAAAATGTTATTTGAAAGATCTCTATATGTATAAACATGATTAATAAATATAAGTATATATTTTATGCATATCGATGATACATAATTAATCTAaaataaacatacatttttatCAATTCCATATTTTTACCAAAACTTGGAACCTTACCTGATAATTTATTATTTGAAAGGTATCTGTGTATGAAAAAcgattattatatattatatataataaatACAATaggtaaaatatataaatattatatATTTATAAATCAATCTAAACATACATATATTTCAATTCAGTGTTCTTATCAAAACTTGGAATATTACCTATTAATTTATTATCGGAAAGATCTCTATGCATAAAATATgatcaatataagtatatattgtgttatataatataatatatagacgcttgtttatttgtaaattaattgAACGTACAGTGCTGACAACATGACATTATTATCAAATCTTGGAATATGACCCGAATATTTATTGTTTGACAGATCTCTTTATATAAGAAATGATTATTATAGATTTATTTGTATTATATAACTTATTATAATGTCTATTTATAGTTCAGTTTAAAACATACAAATTTTTTAGAATAGTGTTACTATTAAGGCTTGGAACTCTGCCTATAAACGAATTACCTGAAAGATCTCTGTAAATGAAAATACATAATTAGTATATATGTTTATTCTCAATATATATAACATGTGTAAATATTAATGTATCAATTATATAAACATACAGATGTTCCAATTGAGTATTTCTACTAAAACTTGGCGTATGACCTTCCAAATAGTTATTTGAAAGATCTCTATACAAAAAACATggttaatatatgtatatatataagcaattaaatattaaaatttactCTTATAAACATACAATACtgataatttaatatttttaacaaaatttggTATATTACCTACAAACGAATtatttgaaagatgtctgtacataaAAAGGGATTAACAtatatatttatttgtattaatacCTAATCTATAATAAACATATGTATTTATTATATATTCATCAACCTAAAATAAACGTACAAATATTTCAATTCAATATGTTTATCAAAAAGTGGCATAAAACCATATAACTTGTTATTTGAAAAATCTCTATATATAATTAATGTAAGTATTATTTAATATATAACGTAATATATCTCTTACGCATATCTTGCGTAACTCAATCTGaaataaacatacatttttatCAATTTAACATTTCCACTAAGACTTGGCATATTACCTGTAAATGAATTATTTGAAAGGTTTCTGTGTATAAAACGATTAGTACATGTTGTACGTAATAAATACAGCACATAATGTATGCACATATttactatatatttatttataaattaatctAAACATACATATGCATCAATTCAATATGTTTATCAAAAAGTGGCATATAACCTTCGAAATTATTACTTGAAAGACATCTATATTGAAAGATGGTCAGCACAGGTTTGTTATTATATATATGTAAGCTTAAAATAAACATACAAATTTCTTAAGGCAAGATTATTAGTAAGAGTTGGTATATTGCCTATAAATGAATTATTTGAAAGATCTCTATACAAAAAATATGATTAATATAATATATATTTACACTATACATAGCATAATAGTCGCTATATATTTATCATATATTTGTATATCAATTATATAAACATACAGGTGTTTCAATTGAGTGGTTTTATTAAAACTTGGAATATAACCTTCTAACCTATTATTTGaaagatctctgtacaaaaaatgctTATAAGTATATGTAATATATACTAATTTATAGATAAATCAAAATCATACAGTTTCACCAGTTGCGTATTCCTCTCAAAATTTGGCATATTGTctacaaataaattatttgaaaagtTTCTGTATATAGTTAGTGTGTTTATTTGTATTATATATAATAGAATAATTCATGTAGATATTTATCACATAAATCAGTTTATAAACATACACGCTTATTAGGGCAGTATTATAAAAAAAAGTTGGGATATAACCTTCTAACTTATTACTTGAAACATCTCTAAGAAATTATTAATATAAATAGGTTGATATATGTATATTATCATATAGTTATTATAAATCAATTATATAAACATACATATACTCCAGCTCAGTGTTTTCACTAAAAGTTGGTACACGGCCTTCTAAGTTATTATGTGAAATACTTCTATATACACATATATGGTTAATATAATTTTATTATAAGCAATTATATGTATTTATCATGTTATTTATATGTTAACTATATATACATACAGATATCTCAATTTAGTGTTTTTATTGAAACGTGGCACAGGACCTTTTATTTTGACGTTTTCTAATGTTCTATAATAAAAACAAATTAGCATATTTAATGTTTTAAACGCATTATAATTGAGATGTTCTTGTAATCCTTTAAATTTTACGTTAATGTAACAAAGGATGTTTATCAAAAAAATCGGAACTGCtattagcaataattaacatacatctcttttaaattttctaatgaatTGACAAAATCCAACTCCATTTCAACCGGACAGCTAATAATTGttctaaatataataaaaaaatgttataacgCTATTATATTATTGTATCAGGTATTATAAAAATACTTACAATGTTTCTAATGAATCTAGAGTAGATATTGAATCCGGAAGTTTTCCAGATAATGATTCAACATGATAAAAATGTCTTCAGTAAAAACAATGTAATGTGTTAGTTATAGTACATATTGTAAAAAATTTCATATCACTCTATAGATATTGCTGTAATAATACTCAACGTACATGCTTCGGATTTTATTACGCTCGTAATCACTAAATACAAATAGtgttaaatacaaaaatacaatgttGTTACGGATAAATATAGAGCTTAGTGTTATTAAGAGTAAATTTATAGATGTAATATCATTACAGGTAGTTCTTTTGCTTATATACCATCGAAAATAAGGCGTCAAGCTACAATAGTCATTTGCATATTTTTGAAACTGAACCATATCCGGAAATGCTTTAACTAAGTCTTTCATAAACTGTGATTCATCAGCTATTAATAGTGACGATGACAATAAAATTATCAATAGCACAGATATAGGGTGTTTCATCTTTTAATGATGGCTTTGGTATGTCAGAGAGGTAAGAGCTAATTGTTATTGTAAGtgcttttaaaaaaatagtttgatTAAAATGCATGCTATTTATAGATGAGATATATTAATAAATATATGTAACTATATATAGTAACGTATAACTATTAATTTAGTTTGCTAAGTATAGAACTaatgataaattatttagctgtaaTTAATAAATTATATATCAAATGTGGGAAATTTTTGAATAGACAATTGTATGAACGATCAAATAATAATCCAGGCAGATGTAAATCCATGGATAATAAATATAACCAAATAATCTATATCAAGTTTGATCTAAAAATAATCTTAGgttttgcaaaaaaataaaacacaCTAAAATATCATGAGCCGAGTTATTATTGTAAGATTGTTATTTATTATGTTCTATATTTAGCATCTTTTTACTATCAATTATTTTTTTTGATATCCATAGCGTATAGGTTCATTAAACTATTGTTCCGATATAAATACACCACTATTGACATTGTCAATAGTAATATATTATTTTACAATATATCAATATTGTATGAATATACTATATTCATCATTATTTACCTCACCCCATctacaataaattttattatttaaatttatttgttccaTAAAAAAAATCCAatcatatacatatatactctGACAGTCACGTATAAAATTATATACATACATCATTATCGTATAAACTTAATCAAACATCCTCTTCTTACATTATGGTTTTATCACGTCTTACTCATTATAACAATCTTATCTATGTAACATACTATACTGGCATATTTTAGAGCTGTTCCATATTATTTGTTTTTCATCAATAGAATATTTTATCATATCGTCAGTTTTATATTCTAGCTCATATATCGTATCATTTTTTTATCCGCAGAACTTTTTTACACATTTAATAATTCAAATCATTCACGTGATTTACCTTGCCTATCATTTGTCATTCAGCTCACTTTAAATTACCTATTATATCACATTATTTTTTATATCATATCCATCTCAATTTTATTTATTCAAACGTCTCTATCCTATAACCAAATTATATATTCACTAACAATCATGCTGTATTTAATCATTTCCACCAATTAAACATTACCGATCGTCTTTCTGATTTTTTTCACCTTTATCTTATAATTCTACTAACTTATATCTTCAGTGATTCTTATATCTAGCTGTCACCTGTTCTTTTTTGCCTACATTATCTATTTCATTTATATAACATATTAAGCATTATTTCAGTATATCTATCATAGCTATGCTCATATTTTTGTTCATAATACTTTCAACACTTGTTTCAGCTCAAATTCTAATATATTTTCTTATCCCAATTTACGTTATCCGTAAAATATATCTATCAAATAATATAATGTTCTTCGACCTATACAACATATGCATATATCTTTGATCATTTCATTTCTATTGTTATGCATATAATTAATACAAACATTCATACAATATTATACAGCCCTTAGAATTACTCTGATTTTATGTTATAACACCGAacaaatttaccgtttagtaaaatctttaaattccgtTATTTACCAAATACTTTGCCGGTTAAACTAATAAAAATGTTAGCCTTCTAATTTAGCTATATAAAATTTGAACCCACTATAATATATGAGCCTTGATAAAGCAATGGTTTGATAGCTAAAGATGTTATTCAATTTCTAATTTATTAAACGTATTTTTTAGATTCAAAATCAGTATTCAAGGTTAGTGTTCAAAAAGATTAACTATTCTATAAATACTTTCTTTTTATGGGTTTTCATTAGCTTGAAATAATTATCAAGAGTTTCAGTATCAGACGCACTGCTCTGTTGAGAGGTGACGTCTTGATTGTTAATTAAGTCTACATCCGGGTGTGCTGACCAAAAAATTACTATTTCTGGTTGGATTATTTTATGCTCTactcacacacgcgagacagattttgtaaatatgataaTCAGGAAAGGCTGCCAACCGTTCATGAAAAATGTCGAGATATTCTATAAAAGGTCTGTTTAACCGGTTGGAGGAATATGGTATACACTGTTTATATCTTATCAAATTCACGCAATAATGTATAGAATACGTTGCTAACCTGTACATCAATCGTATTGTGCAACactaataaaatgtttttgaacgaCAGTACAAATTTCGGCTGATagttaaaaa
Coding sequences within it:
- the LOC126318301 gene encoding uncharacterized protein LOC126318301 isoform X1; the encoded protein is MKHPISVLLIILLSSSLLIADESQFMKDLVKAFPDMVQFQKYANDYCSLTPYFRCDYERNKIRSIHFYHVESLSGKLPDSISTLDSLETLTIISCPVEMELDFVNSLENLKEITLENVKIKGPVPRFNKNTKLRYLSISHNNLEGRVPTFSENTELEYIDVSSNKLEGYIPTFFYNTALISVNFSNNLFVDNMPNFERNTQLVKLDLSNNRLEGYIPSFNKTTQLKHLDLSNNSFIGNIPTLTNNLALRNLCLSSNNFEGYMPLFDKHIELMHINLSNNSFTGNMPSLSGNVKLIKIDFSNNKLYGFMPLFDKHIELKYLHLSNNSFVGNIPNFVKNIKLSVLDLSNNYLEGHTPSFSRNTQLEHLDLSGNSFIGRVPSLNSNTILKNLDLSNNKYSGHIPRFDNNVMLSALDLSDNKLIGNIPSFDKNTELKYIYLSNNKLSGKVPSFGKNMELIKIDLSNNILDGDSPNFGKHTQLTYLNLLNNSIAGEVLIYNRNVELIKLNKYLEPILKNVNSPVKKEILNNVLGYSYSKLLSTLFPEDELVEGKKESFIPPYMRNS
- the LOC126318301 gene encoding uncharacterized protein LOC126318301 isoform X2, translated to MKHPISVLLIILLSSSLLIADESQFMKDLVKAFPDMVQFQKYANDYCSLTPYFRCDYERNKIRSIHFYHVESLSGKLPDSISTLDSLETLTIISCPVEMELDFVNSLENLKEITLENVKIKGPVPRFNKNTKLRYLSISHNNLEGRVPTFSENTELEYIDVSSNKLEGYIPTFFYNTALISVNFSNNLFVDNMPNFERNTQLVKLDLSNNRLEGYIPSFNKTTQLKHLDLSNNSFIGNIPTLTNNLALRNLCLSSNNFEGYMPLFDKHIELMHINLSNNSFTGNMPSLSGNVKLIKIDFSNNKLYGFMPLFDKHIELKYLHLSNNSFVGNIPNFVKNIKLSVLDLSNNYLEGHTPSFSRNTQLEHLDLSGNSFIGRVPSLNSNTILKNLDLSNNKYSGHIPRFDNNVMLSALDLSDNKLIGNIPSFDKNTELKYM